A stretch of the Thermofilum adornatum genome encodes the following:
- a CDS encoding QueT transporter family protein, which produces MRSQDVALSALIAALYAVLVVVLQPISFLAFQVRLADALLPLSMVYGFPVAVGVSLGCFVGNFLAAPWGSLSLSMIDAVFGSIANFVASMLAYLIAKRGAGIKLKIWGAASEAVVVSIIVGTYLKFLLEWAMGIDLPLILSVLGVLGGSIVSIVIIGVPVAVIVEKNFPRLK; this is translated from the coding sequence ATGCGTTCACAGGATGTAGCTCTCTCGGCCTTAATTGCGGCTCTATATGCCGTTCTCGTAGTTGTTCTCCAGCCAATTTCTTTCCTGGCTTTCCAGGTTAGACTCGCTGATGCATTGCTCCCTCTTTCCATGGTTTATGGGTTCCCGGTGGCTGTCGGCGTCAGTCTGGGATGCTTCGTTGGAAACTTTTTGGCCGCTCCGTGGGGGAGCTTGTCTTTATCAATGATTGATGCGGTGTTTGGATCTATTGCTAACTTTGTGGCGAGTATGTTGGCTTATTTGATTGCTAAGAGGGGAGCGGGGATTAAGCTTAAGATTTGGGGCGCGGCGTCAGAGGCAGTTGTAGTCTCTATTATCGTGGGTACTTATCTCAAGTTTTTGCTCGAGTGGGCTATGGGTATTGATCTCCCACTGATATTGTCAGTGCTAGGAGTTTTAGGCGGCTCCATTGTTTCGATTGTTATTATTGGTGTCCCAGTAGCTGTAATTGTTGAAAAGAATTTTCCACGTCTTAAATAA
- a CDS encoding NAD(P)/FAD-dependent oxidoreductase, whose translation MKKVVILGGGGGGAILANLLPREEFQVTVVDKSPLHFFQPGNLWIAFKGVKKEKFLRPLRELLKPHVDFVQDEVVEVDLQNRSVKTKNGKQLGYDYVVFATGAELDYDALPGHRKLLETYGDFYSSPENAEKLYKTLLGMNSGRFVIAVADPIYKCPPGPHKGTFLSWELFSKRGLSNKVKVVLAVPVPHAYPSKTIADIIEPELNARGIELHTFFTANEIDLDNKKIISLEGEELSFDVATVIPPHRGPSYMVTPESVKDGNGYIKIDKYTSKVEGFDDAFAIGDCTNAPTSKSGVTAHLQAEVVAARLQGIDARYSGRTNCPLITDGKGLFVISDYDHPPIPVRFSKFKRLMEDLFVATYWSAIRYPEFWSPVFKAYFEATDEMIRKGEGW comes from the coding sequence ATGAAAAAAGTTGTTATTCTAGGTGGCGGAGGAGGCGGAGCAATCCTCGCAAACCTCTTGCCACGTGAAGAGTTCCAAGTGACAGTTGTTGACAAGAGTCCTCTACATTTCTTTCAGCCTGGGAATCTATGGATAGCGTTCAAAGGTGTCAAAAAGGAAAAGTTTCTAAGGCCATTGAGAGAGCTTCTGAAGCCTCATGTAGATTTTGTCCAGGACGAGGTTGTAGAGGTAGATTTGCAGAACAGGTCTGTGAAGACGAAAAATGGGAAGCAGCTAGGCTACGACTACGTTGTTTTCGCAACTGGGGCAGAGCTGGACTACGATGCCCTGCCTGGGCATAGGAAGCTTTTAGAAACCTATGGAGACTTTTATTCTTCACCTGAAAATGCTGAGAAACTCTACAAGACGCTCTTGGGAATGAATTCAGGCAGATTCGTTATTGCTGTTGCTGACCCAATCTACAAGTGTCCCCCGGGACCCCACAAGGGAACATTTCTTTCTTGGGAGCTATTTTCAAAGAGGGGCCTAAGCAACAAGGTGAAAGTTGTCCTAGCTGTTCCCGTGCCACACGCGTATCCATCCAAAACGATTGCCGACATTATTGAGCCCGAGCTCAATGCGAGGGGAATCGAGCTACATACCTTCTTTACAGCCAACGAGATTGATCTAGACAACAAGAAGATAATAAGCCTTGAGGGCGAAGAGCTCTCCTTTGATGTTGCAACAGTTATACCGCCCCATAGGGGTCCCAGCTACATGGTTACTCCTGAAAGCGTCAAGGATGGAAACGGCTACATAAAAATAGACAAATACACAAGCAAGGTAGAAGGCTTCGACGACGCATTCGCCATTGGAGACTGCACAAACGCGCCAACCTCTAAGAGCGGAGTAACAGCACACCTACAGGCAGAGGTTGTAGCTGCAAGGCTCCAGGGCATCGATGCTAGGTACAGTGGCAGGACAAATTGTCCCCTAATAACTGACGGGAAAGGGCTATTCGTTATAAGCGATTATGACCATCCGCCGATCCCTGTACGCTTTTCCAAATTCAAGAGGCTAATGGAGGATCTCTTTGTTGCCACGTACTGGAGTGCAATTAGGTATCCAGAGTTCTGGAGCCCAGTATTTAAGGCATATTTTGAGGCAACAGACGAGATGATTAGAAAAGGTGAAGGGTGGTAA
- a CDS encoding DUF1641 domain-containing protein gives METILTKERREALEKFLDMLVKMNELGLLDTIRDLLDPEFIGRLSELLMTPGTLKLLDHIDDLLDLAGSIDVEAIKGNMPVIKAALEALSREPKPVGITGLMRAMSDPDVQKGLGLMVELLKAIGKTKTK, from the coding sequence GTGGAAACAATATTGACCAAGGAAAGGAGAGAGGCGCTAGAAAAATTCCTAGACATGCTCGTTAAAATGAACGAGCTAGGCCTGCTAGACACCATACGAGACCTACTCGACCCAGAATTCATTGGGAGACTGTCCGAGCTCTTAATGACTCCGGGCACACTTAAACTATTAGACCACATAGACGACCTCCTAGATCTTGCAGGCTCAATAGACGTTGAAGCCATAAAAGGAAACATGCCCGTCATAAAGGCCGCACTAGAGGCTCTATCCCGTGAACCTAAACCAGTTGGCATTACCGGCCTTATGCGTGCAATGTCGGACCCAGACGTCCAGAAGGGTCTCGGCTTAATGGTGGAGCTTCTGAAAGCGATAGGAAAAACCAAAACAAAATAA
- a CDS encoding DsrE/DsrF/DrsH-like family protein, which translates to MTKGLAIIMFSGTADKFIPLGVLTQTAANLGVPVRIFVTGFATPYFTKNKPQPRFPKEFEDMVPALLQGMEKLKAPSWYDMVKEAKETGDVKVYVCSLMAEMLGIKKEHLDPIVDDIVGATFFMKETAEYEVIFI; encoded by the coding sequence ATGACAAAAGGATTAGCAATAATAATGTTCTCAGGAACCGCCGACAAATTCATACCACTAGGAGTACTAACACAAACAGCTGCAAACCTAGGTGTCCCCGTAAGGATCTTTGTAACAGGCTTTGCAACACCCTACTTTACCAAAAACAAGCCCCAGCCACGTTTCCCAAAGGAATTTGAGGACATGGTTCCCGCACTGCTCCAAGGCATGGAAAAACTAAAGGCACCAAGCTGGTACGACATGGTTAAAGAGGCCAAGGAGACAGGAGATGTAAAAGTTTACGTCTGTAGCCTAATGGCTGAGATGCTGGGTATAAAGAAAGAACACCTCGACCCAATCGTGGACGACATTGTGGGAGCAACTTTCTTCATGAAAGAGACAGCGGAATACGAAGTAATATTCATCTAA
- the brxL gene encoding BREX system Lon protease-like protein BrxL yields MRENLDSKIRRVFGPVAINKKISNNASIARIPRFISEYLISYKCGDKQDASCISSLSRYIAELYPEPSQRDLFLSKLKEDGQLKLLDEFKVRVDLKNNAYILEIPSLQIFDAYVNDEIVKKNERIFSGLWGIGLLYYSPDALKTKRSMTPIVLEDFRPFQASYVDLNLFREGRRYFSLEEWRDLLVTSIGLNPEAYSPLQKTLLLFRLVPAIETNVNLLELGPRATGKTSLYRNTVYYARIYAGGTITPARLFFDARLSIPGDLALHDILVFDEISKVKLQNPDELASKLKDYMVDGFFERGALKRAHSTCSLVFVGNIDMEKVQDVGSVLSYLPGFMHDSAFLDRIHGFIPGWELPKIMKSEVSLASGYGLASDYLAEVLHRFRSESAEGVVNEHFELIGNYTIRDEKAVKKLLSGMIKLFFPNYEFDNRELAELATLATDLRNRVARLLTRMSPQEFPEKELGIRVRG; encoded by the coding sequence ATGAGGGAAAATCTAGATTCAAAGATAAGGAGGGTTTTTGGACCTGTAGCAATAAACAAGAAGATATCAAACAATGCCTCGATTGCCAGAATACCTAGATTTATCTCAGAGTACCTGATAAGCTATAAGTGCGGGGACAAACAGGACGCCTCCTGTATCTCTAGTCTCTCTAGATACATAGCCGAGCTTTATCCTGAACCTTCTCAGCGCGACCTATTCCTAAGCAAGCTTAAGGAAGACGGCCAGCTCAAGCTGTTAGACGAATTTAAAGTCAGGGTCGACTTGAAAAACAACGCATACATACTGGAGATCCCATCGCTACAGATTTTCGACGCGTATGTAAACGATGAAATTGTCAAGAAAAACGAGAGGATATTCTCTGGCCTATGGGGGATAGGCCTCCTCTATTATTCTCCTGACGCCTTGAAGACTAAGAGAAGCATGACACCCATCGTTTTGGAGGATTTCAGGCCGTTCCAGGCTTCCTATGTTGACTTGAATCTCTTCCGTGAGGGGAGGCGTTATTTTAGTCTTGAAGAATGGAGAGACCTGCTCGTGACAAGCATAGGGCTTAACCCAGAAGCATATTCACCACTCCAGAAAACATTGCTCCTGTTTAGGCTCGTCCCAGCAATTGAGACAAACGTAAACCTTTTGGAGCTCGGACCGAGGGCTACTGGGAAGACGTCGCTCTACAGAAACACAGTCTACTATGCGAGGATCTATGCAGGGGGCACAATTACTCCTGCCCGCTTGTTTTTCGATGCTAGGCTCTCTATCCCAGGAGACCTGGCTCTCCATGACATACTTGTCTTCGACGAGATAAGCAAGGTGAAGCTTCAAAACCCAGACGAGCTTGCGTCCAAGCTGAAGGACTACATGGTCGACGGCTTCTTTGAAAGAGGAGCACTGAAAAGAGCACACAGCACATGTTCACTTGTCTTCGTAGGCAACATAGACATGGAAAAAGTCCAGGACGTGGGATCCGTACTAAGCTACCTACCAGGCTTTATGCATGACTCTGCCTTCCTCGACAGGATACATGGGTTTATCCCTGGCTGGGAGCTTCCAAAAATAATGAAGAGCGAGGTTTCCCTAGCTTCTGGCTATGGGCTGGCCTCCGACTATTTGGCAGAGGTTCTACACAGATTTAGGTCTGAGTCTGCCGAGGGAGTCGTAAACGAGCACTTTGAACTCATTGGCAACTATACGATACGTGACGAGAAAGCCGTGAAAAAATTGTTGTCAGGAATGATTAAGCTATTCTTCCCAAATTATGAATTTGACAATAGGGAACTTGCAGAACTAGCTACGCTTGCCACAGATCTACGAAACAGGGTTGCAAGGCTCCTCACAAGGATGTCTCCCCAAGAGTTTCCTGAAAAAGAGTTAGGTATTAGGGTTAGGGGCTAA
- a CDS encoding DUF4013 domain-containing protein, producing MTQQTIDPGNVLSRAIDFSVKLTKDVGNLLILIVLSIIPIVNFIVIGYFAEIVWQNPEEPPKLETSRLGEYFVEGLKVILISLVYFIVPLLLIGIGMVTSGAFHPMGMTGIGFLRLLAGGIFFLLGFILLLAIAFIAYPLLGIILRTGDASKIFAFGEAWSLIQTIGLGNYLVILIALLIINLIVSALGNIVALILSPFLMAITFKALAIIVDTRYPARP from the coding sequence ATGACTCAACAAACAATTGACCCGGGAAATGTACTGTCTAGAGCAATAGATTTTTCCGTGAAGCTGACAAAAGACGTTGGCAACCTGTTGATCTTGATTGTCCTGTCAATTATACCAATTGTTAACTTTATTGTTATAGGCTACTTTGCAGAAATAGTTTGGCAAAATCCCGAGGAGCCGCCGAAGCTAGAAACATCGAGACTGGGTGAATATTTCGTAGAGGGTCTCAAGGTTATCCTAATATCGCTGGTCTACTTCATCGTCCCCCTTCTCTTAATAGGTATCGGCATGGTTACCAGCGGGGCCTTCCATCCAATGGGAATGACTGGCATAGGTTTCCTCAGGCTACTGGCTGGAGGAATATTTTTCTTGCTGGGCTTTATACTCTTGCTTGCCATTGCTTTCATTGCTTACCCACTTCTGGGAATAATTCTAAGAACTGGTGATGCCTCAAAGATATTTGCCTTCGGCGAAGCATGGAGCCTTATTCAGACAATTGGTCTGGGTAACTACCTAGTCATTTTAATAGCGCTCCTCATTATCAATCTAATTGTTTCTGCACTTGGCAACATAGTAGCATTAATCCTGTCACCGTTTCTCATGGCTATAACCTTCAAAGCATTAGCCATAATAGTTGATACAAGATATCCTGCACGCCCCTAA
- a CDS encoding ATP cone domain-containing protein, with translation MTVYVIKRDGSKEEFAPEKIVVSCLKAGAPLDVARRIAKIVEGDILKSNVTEVSTKEIMKEVLTLLKKENEEWYRNWIIFDKAVKRRSTEKEISK, from the coding sequence ATGACTGTATATGTTATTAAAAGAGACGGCTCAAAGGAAGAATTCGCTCCTGAAAAAATTGTTGTTAGTTGCCTAAAGGCTGGTGCACCCCTGGATGTAGCTAGGAGAATAGCTAAAATTGTGGAGGGGGACATTCTTAAAAGTAATGTGACAGAGGTTTCTACGAAAGAAATTATGAAAGAAGTGTTGACTCTTCTCAAGAAGGAGAACGAGGAGTGGTACAGGAACTGGATTATATTTGACAAGGCTGTAAAGAGACGCTCAACAGAAAAAGAAATTTCAAAGTAA
- a CDS encoding sulfurtransferase TusA family protein, which translates to MPEITVDARGMACPGPISALTRAYRNANNGDVIIVMATDPGFEPDVKAWIERTKNELLELKKEGGVITAKIKVVAKK; encoded by the coding sequence ATGCCAGAAATAACTGTTGACGCTAGAGGAATGGCCTGCCCAGGACCCATCTCAGCGTTGACAAGGGCATATAGGAACGCAAACAATGGAGACGTCATAATAGTGATGGCGACTGACCCCGGCTTCGAGCCAGATGTAAAGGCATGGATAGAGAGAACGAAGAACGAGTTGCTGGAGCTGAAGAAGGAAGGAGGAGTAATAACTGCCAAAATAAAGGTCGTAGCTAAAAAGTAA